Genomic segment of Chitinophaga varians:
GATCACGCGCACATACCAGCGGCCGGCATCCCAGGCGACGCCTGCGTCCAGTTTCGTATAGCCTTTCAGGTATACGTCCGGTGTATAGGTGGCGGTACGGGTAACGGTGCTTTGTCCGGCGCTGATGCTCAGGCGTGCCTTCGGTGTTACCGGGATGGCATACTGCACCCAGGTGTTGATCATCTGTTCCGGGGTGAAGGCCAGCCTGGTGCCTTCATTTTCCGGGCGGGTATCTTTGCTGGTGATCGCGTACGTATAGGCGTAATTGGCAGATATTGTGAGACGGTCGGACAACCGTCCGATGATATCCGCTTCCACACCTGTACTGGTGGCTTGTCCTATCTGCCGGCTGAAACCGGGATGTTGCAGATCGGATACCAACAGGTTGTTTTTGATGATATGGTAGCCTGCCAGCGTAGTGATCAGCTTACGCTGAAACCATTCGCGTTTAGCGCCCACTTCGAAGCTGTTGCCACGCAACGATTTGAAGTTATTGCCGGCAAAGTCGGCGCCGGCCTGTGGAATGAACGACTGGTCATATACGGCATATACGCTGGTGTTTTCACCGAACAGGCGGGTGATGCCCAGCCTTGGGGAGAAAGCGGTTTCATTTCGCAGTGGTGTTTTAGCGTTGGTGGTAACGGGCATGTTAAAGGTGAAACGGCCACCATAGTTGAAGAGCCAGTGTTGATGTACGCGGGTGGTATTGTAAACAAAGGCTGACCACCAGTTATTTTCTCTGACGATCAGTCTTGGTTTGCCCAGCTCGGCTACGCTGTCTTTGGGTAAGCCGTACTGCGGATGGTTACGGTCGAATGTAAATTTGTACCGGCCATAGGCAACGGAAAAATCATCTTTACTATAGTTATAGTCGATGCCCGCCACCAGCTGATGACTGACAACGCGGCCTGTGTTGAATGTGCCGTTGATATAAGCCTGTGTGGCGGCCACTCGTCCGTTGACGTTACTATACTGTGACATACGCCTGGTGATATTGGTATTGTCAAAGTTGACGGGGGAGTAGTTGTCTGAAAGCAACGACCATGTAGCGCTTGGCGTGGCGGTGTATTTGGACTGAATGGTCAATTTCCAGCGGTTGTTAAAGCGATGCGCGAACATCAGCCGCACGCTTTGCGACATGGTATAGGATTGCGGCAGGTTGGGATCGCCGGCGTAATTGTTGCCGATGCGGTGTTGCAGCACATCAGCGTCGGTACCTGTTTGGGTGACGCTGCTGCCGCCGTCGGCGGTCATGCGTATGAGGTTATACTCTGCCAGCAGGAAGGTGCCGGGCTTGAAGTTATATTGTATGGCCGGTGAAGCGATGTATTTCCTGGTTTTGATAAAATCCTGGAAGCTCTGTTGTTGTTGATAGGCGGCATTGATGCGATAAGAAAAACCTTTTGCCTGCACAGCCGAACCCACGTCGGCGGACACACGCAGCAGCCCGAAGCTGCCACCGGCGGCTTCTATCTGGCGGATACGCTGCGGGCCGGGCGTTTTAGTGGTGATATTAATGCTGCCGCCCGGCTCCCCGGAAGAGAGCAGGAAACCGGCAGGGCCTTTGATAAAGTCTACCCGTTCTATCATGGCGGCATCGTCTATAAGCGCGCCCATGGTGCTGCGTTGCGGCATGCCGTTAACATAGGTGATGGCACCGAAACCTCTGACCATAATGGTAGTGGAAGCGTCGAATACAGAGCTGTTGTAACTCATTTTTACACCACTGGCATTACGGGCGATGTCTTTCATTTCCAGGCCGCCTTGTTCGCGGACCAGTTCACTGGTCACACTGGTGATATTTTGGGGCGTCTCCAGCAGGCGGCCTTCCAGTCGCAAAGTGGACGCCATGCTGTCTGCTTTCATGGTTTTCTTTTTATCCAGTACGATAATTTCCCGCAACCGTTGTTTACGCAGGCTGTCGGTATCATGCTGGCCATAACTGTACAGGGAAATAGCACTCAGACCTATCAATGCAGGTAATGTTTTATGCATGTTCATATTTTATTGAGATCATTCAATTTTCTTTTTAGTACCAGTGTCCCGGAGCCCAGCCCGGCGGCTGTCAGCGCCAACAGGTACAACATGCCGTTTCTCCAGTGGGCGGGGCTTTCAGGATCATATGACGGGATATAAACCGGCAACGACTGGTAGTCGGCATCTGTGAGCTGTCTATCTTGAAAATGCCGTTGGTAGAAGAACTGTTTCCATTGCTCGCGGAAGCGGCGGGTTTCTTCCCGGAAATGATCATAGTCAGCGATATCTGTGCGGGCGATACTGTTGAGCAGCCATTGCGTGTATACGGCCGGGTTATATCTTACAGCAGCAGCCAGCGTTTGTTGGGCTTTATGCCTGTTGACCTCCTGTGTAGCTATAATGCGCTGCATGCGCTGGTCTACCAGCGAATAATAGGCTACCGCATGGCGGGAGCTGTGTACGCCGGTATCGTAGGCCTGCGCATTGCGGTATTGAGGATAAGCCTGGTAG
This window contains:
- a CDS encoding TonB-dependent siderophore receptor; this translates as MHKTLPALIGLSAISLYSYGQHDTDSLRKQRLREIIVLDKKKTMKADSMASTLRLEGRLLETPQNITSVTSELVREQGGLEMKDIARNASGVKMSYNSSVFDASTTIMVRGFGAITYVNGMPQRSTMGALIDDAAMIERVDFIKGPAGFLLSSGEPGGSINITTKTPGPQRIRQIEAAGGSFGLLRVSADVGSAVQAKGFSYRINAAYQQQQSFQDFIKTRKYIASPAIQYNFKPGTFLLAEYNLIRMTADGGSSVTQTGTDADVLQHRIGNNYAGDPNLPQSYTMSQSVRLMFAHRFNNRWKLTIQSKYTATPSATWSLLSDNYSPVNFDNTNITRRMSQYSNVNGRVAATQAYINGTFNTGRVVSHQLVAGIDYNYSKDDFSVAYGRYKFTFDRNHPQYGLPKDSVAELGKPRLIVRENNWWSAFVYNTTRVHQHWLFNYGGRFTFNMPVTTNAKTPLRNETAFSPRLGITRLFGENTSVYAVYDQSFIPQAGADFAGNNFKSLRGNSFEVGAKREWFQRKLITTLAGYHIIKNNLLVSDLQHPGFSRQIGQATSTGVEADIIGRLSDRLTISANYAYTYAITSKDTRPENEGTRLAFTPEQMINTWVQYAIPVTPKARLSISAGQSTVTRTATYTPDVYLKGYTKLDAGVAWDAGRWYVRVIADNLTNKRYFSSGDILIGSIHEGVKSYYYIEGAPVSFKAFAGVRL